One segment of Primulina tabacum isolate GXHZ01 chromosome 14, ASM2559414v2, whole genome shotgun sequence DNA contains the following:
- the LOC142524242 gene encoding transcription factor GLABRA 3-like, with amino-acid sequence MSFAFSIGQGLPGKTFAENRTIWLCNAHLADTKVFSRSLLSKSACIRTVVCFPHLGGVIELGATDLVPEDPNLIQHIKTLFLEIPSFVVPKIPSYVPNNSTKNNVLISETPDNANMLENEVDQFLDCPDVEICSPDDSSNDFGVDMLREESNLAEGVDGEASQMQNWPFVDEAVSNGLNNSTNSSDCISQTSENPENVVPLADGYKETSNQGHNTLEIYQQKPKAGPQSDDIHYHSVLTNLLKSSHQLIFGPYVRNGNKESSFVSWRKDGLLSARLPQTPTPQTLLKKVIFEVPRMHQCRLESERQKGKKDVSLKEADENDRNHVLSERKRREKINERFIILGSLVPSGGKVDKVSILDHTIEYLKELERKVEELESYKEVMEQESRTKSKLHDAIEQTSDNYGQNRIGNGKKPLASKRKACDIDKVGLVKNMVRLRDSSTDDIIVSIVDNDVIIETRCSWKECVLLEVMEALSKIHLHPQSVQTSNSDGVLSMTIKTKSNGLKLASAGAIRQAIQKVIKKC; translated from the exons ATGTCGTTCGCCTTCAGTATTGGCCAAGG ATTGCCAGGAAAAACATTTGCAGAAAATCGAACTATATGGTTATGCAACGCCCACCTTGCAGACACCAAAGTTTTCTCTCGTTCTTTGCTTTCAAAG AGTGCATGTATTCGG ACGGTAGTGTGCTTTCCGCATTTAGGAGGTGTGATTGAACTGGGAGCGACTGATCTA GTGCCAGAGGACCCAAATCTAATTCAGCATATTAAAACTTTGTTTCTGGAGATTCCTTCCTTCGTTGTGCCCAAGATTCCAAGTTATGTACCCAACAATAGCACAAAGAACAATGTCCTTATTTCTGAAACGCCTGATAATGCTAACATGCTAGAGAATGAAGTCGATCAGTTTCTTGATTGTCCTGATGTAGAGATTTGTTCTCCAGATGACAGTTCAAATGATTTTGGGGTCGATATGCTGAGAGAAGAATCAAATTTAGCAGAAGGGGTTGATGGAGAAGCTTCTCAAATGCAAAACTGGCCATTTGTGGATGAAGCAGTCAGCAATGGCCTCAACAACTCGACAAACTCGAGCGATTGTATATCTCAAACCTCTGAAAATCCTGAAAATGTCGTCCCACTTGCCGACGGGTATAAGGAAACTAGCAATCAGGGACACAACACTCTAGAAATCTATCAGCAGAAACCGAAGGCTGGTCCTCAAAGTGATGATATTCATTACCACAGCGTACTTAcgaatcttttgaaaagctccCACCAATTGATTTTTGGTCCATATGTCAGGAATGGAAATAAAGAATCGAGCTTTGTTAGTTGGAGGAAGGATGGGTTGTTGAGTGCCCGATTGCCACAAACCCCAACGCCACAAACTTTGTTAAAGAAAGTTATATTTGAAGTACCTAGAATGCACCAATGTAGGCTTGAATCTGAAAGACAAAAGGGTAAAAAAGATGTCTCTTTGAAGGAAGCTGATGAAAATGACAGAAACCACGTCTTGTCTGAGAGGAAACGACGAGAAAAAATCAACGAGAGATTTATTATTCTAGGGTCGCTAGTCCCATCTGGTGGCAAG GTTGACAAAGTATCAATTCTTGATCATACAATCGAGTATTTGAAAGAGCTCGAGAGAAAGGTTGAAGAACTGGAATCCTACAAAGAAGTGATGGAGCAAGAGTCGAGGACAAAAAGTAAATTGCACGACGCCATTGAACAGACCTCTGATAATTATGGGCAAAACAGGATCGGTAATGGCAAGAAGCCACTGGCAAGCAAGAGAAAAGCTTGTGATATCGATAAAGTAGGACTTGTGAAGAACATGGTTAGATTGAGAGATTCTTCGACAGATGATATAATTGTCAGTATTGTGGACAATGATGTAATAATTGAGACAAGGTGTTCTTGGAAGGAATGTGTACTGCTCGAAGTTATGGAAGCCTTGAGCAAAATACATTTGCATCCACAAAGCGTCCAAACTTCCAACAGCGATGGGGTCCTCTCCATGACCATAAAAACCAAG AGTAATGGATTGAAACTTGCGTCAGCAGGAGCTATCAGACAAGCCATTCAAAAGGTTATCAAGAAATGTTGA